A part of Papilio machaon chromosome 11, ilPapMach1.1, whole genome shotgun sequence genomic DNA contains:
- the LOC106709541 gene encoding vang-like protein 1 — translation METESVRSELSSRSRRSSRHRQHTHRSTRSTKSHRKDCGDNTMAPFQTSVNINPEICREGQEVIEVQILPQDENWGENTTAVTGNTSEGSQSMEDVSNWPMESDSGIGFVCSRYFGTTIALGLSFVSFVSPLAMVVLPKIGFFPGLTDNIAIQPSQRIQLLSCTAECKGILLSLAFKLVLLAIGVWAVFLRPRNAVLPRIFVFRAMTLVILAVCTFSYWLFYIVQITEATKALALGEEAVDYNALVSYVSSFADTLLFIHYIAVILIEIRHLEPVYYIKIVRSPDGESRSYSIGQLSIQRAAVWVLQKYYTEFPIYNPYLEKIPISKSQRKAQSSIKFYEVDGSTANTPSGQARSTTGSCTGSGGRRRDSSSAHNERYYEEAERARRVRKRRARLLTAAEDAFAHVRRVRVSAGLGGSLGPREAAQAVFPSLARALQKYLRATRQQPRHSADSVLAHLARCLSQDASPHAFLEPFLVEGPVLSAEQEARPLQRWALVSDELLARPLAEGVDFQLRQGDVSLLCCVRRLPKFSLTEEVVDPKSNRFVLRLNSETSV, via the exons ATGGAGACGGAGTCCGTGAGATCGGAGCTGAGCAGTCGGTCGCGGCGCAGCTCCCGGCACCGTCAGCACACGCACAGGAGCACACG AAGTACCAAATCTCACAGAAAAGATTGTGGAGACAATACAATGGCTCCATTTCAAACTAGTGTCAACATTAACCCAGAAATATGCCGAGAGGGACAAGAAGTTATTGAAGTTCAAATCTTGCCTCAGGATGAGAACTGGGGAGAGAACACCACAGCAGTCACTGGGAACACATCAGAAGGGTCACAGTCCATGGAGGATGTGAGCAACTGGCCCATGGAGTCTGACAGTGGGATAGGATTTGTTTGTTCTAGATATTTTGGGACAACAATAGCTTTAGGATTATCTTTTGTATCATTTGTTAGTCCTTTGGCGATGGTTGTTCTTCCAAAAATTGGGTTTTTCCCGGGATTGACTGACAACATAGCCATCCAACCTAGCCAAAGGATACAATTGTTATCTTGTACAGCTGAATGTAAAGGAATTCTGCTTTCATTagcatttaaattagttttattagcAATAGGAGTGTGGGCCGTGTTTCTCAGGCCACGCAATGCCGTCTTACCGAGGATATTTGTGTTCAGAGCCATGACTCTCGTCATCCTGGCCGTTTGCACATTCTCCTACTGGCTGTTCTACATTGTGCAGATCACTGAAGCCACAAAGGCGTTAGCCCTCGGGGAGGAAGCCGTAGATTACAATGCATTAGTTTCTTATGTATCAAGTTTTGCCGATACATTGCTATTCATACATTACATAgcagtaattttaatagagaTACGGCATCTGGAGCCCGTCTATTATATTAAGATCGTTCGCAGCCCCGACGGGGAGAGCCGGTCGTATTCAATAGGACAGCTGAGCATTCAGAGAGCCGCAGTGTGGGTTCTGCAAAAGTATTATACCGAGTTCCCAATATATAATCCATACTTGGAGAAGATTCCAATATCAAAGTCCCAAAGAAAAGCCCAGTCCAGTATCAAGTTCTATGAAGTTGACGGCTCCACTGCAAACACTCCATCGGGGCAGGCGCG ATCTACGACCGGTTCGTGCACTGGCAGCGGCGGGCGGCGCCGCGACTCGTCCTCAGCACACAACGAACGCTACTACGAGGAGGCGGAGCGCGCGCGGCGCGTGCGCAAGCGCCGGGCTCGCCTCCTCACCGCCGCCGAGGACGCCTTCGCACACGTGCGCCGCGTGCGCGTCTCCGCCGGGCTTG GGGGCTCGCTGGGACCGCGAGAGGCGGCGCAGGCGGTGTTCCCGTCGCTGGCGCGCGCACTGCAGAAGTACCTGCGCGCCACGCGCCAACAGCCGCGACACTCGGCGGACTCT GTACTGGCGCACCTCGCGCGCTGCTTGTCGCAGGACGCGTCGCCGCACGCCTTCCTGGAGCCGTTCCTGGTGGAGGGGCCGGTGCTGTCGGCGGAGCAGGAGGCGCGGCCGCTGCAGCGCTGGGCGCTGGTGTCGGACGAGCTGCTGGCGCGGCCGCTGGCGGAGGGGGTGGACTTCCAGCTGCGGCAGGGCGACGTGTCGCTGCTGTGCTGCGTGCGGCGCCTGCCCAAGTTCAGCCTGACGGAGGAGGTGGTCGACCCCAAGAGCAACCGCTTCGTGCTGCGGCTCAACTCGGAGACGTCCGTCTGA